From a single Callithrix jacchus isolate 240 chromosome 5, calJac240_pri, whole genome shotgun sequence genomic region:
- the LOC144576382 gene encoding uncharacterized protein LOC144576382 isoform X2, with protein sequence MAEREPHPLSEWPNLSYLMAGPSRPLMGCRAPPPPPGPLGPQSLSATEPSLEPLIPPPLEQPLEPETPSPAEGFLRRQTPQPREFPKGPQQHTPVECPLDPQSPPDLECSPGSSTTSNTTVSTGSQPPPQRVCPAALPQPTAAVCPQDLMFHLQVSLLPDLIHLLPAFVCRDLMHLLRVSVLWDLISLLQVSVLQRLINLLQLLVPRDLIYLLQVSLLWDLIYLLQVSVPWDLIYLLQVSVPWDLIYLLQVSLLWDLSDFSPALWPVGPQPAPPLSSLFGLSHLLYWVATGPSTTTST encoded by the exons ATGGCTGAACGGGAGCCTCATCCTCTGTCAGAATGGCCCAACCTATCCTACCTCATGGCTGGCCCTTCCAGACCATTGATGGGCTGCCGggcacctcctccacctcccggtcCTCTGGGACCTCAATCACTCTCTGCAACTGAACCTTCTCTAGAACCTCTGATACCTCCTCCACTGGAACAACCTCTGGAGCCTGAAACACCTTCTCCAGCTGAAGGTTTCCTGAGACGTCAGACACCTCAGCCACGTGAGTTTCCTAAGGGACCTCAGCAACATACTCCAGTCGAGTGTCCCCTGGACCCGCAATCACCTCCTGACCTTGAGTGTTCCCCTGGAAGTTCAACAACCTCCAATACTACAGTGTCCACTGGGAGTCAACCACCTCCTCAAC GTGTCTGTCCTGCAGCACTTCCTCAGCCTACTGCCGCTGTCTGTCCCCAGgacctcatgttccacctgcAGGTGTCTCTCCTCCCAGACCTCATCCACCTCCTGCCGGCATTTGTGTGCCGGGACCTCATGCACCTCCTGCGGGTTTCCGTCCTCTGGGACCTCATTTCCCTCCTGCAGGTGTCTGTCCTGCAACGCCTCATCAACCTACTGCAGCTTCTTGTCCCCAGGGACCTCATCTACCTGCTACAGGTGTCTCTCCTCTGGGACCTCATCTACCTGCTACAGGTGTCTGTCCCCTGGGACCTCATCTACCTGCTACAGGTGTCTGTCCCCTGGGACCTCATCTACCTGCTACAGGTGTCTCTCCTCTGGGATCTCAGTGACTtttctcctgctctgtggcctgTGGGACCTCAGCCTGCTCCTCCACTCAGCAGTCTGTTTGGCCTCAGCCACCTCCTCTACTGGGTGGCCACTGGCCCCTCAACTACCACCTCTACATGA
- the LOC144576382 gene encoding uncharacterized protein LOC144576382 isoform X3 — MAEREPHPLSEWPNLSYLMAGPSRPLMGCRAPPPPPGPLGPQSLSATEPSLEPLIPPPLEQPLEPETPSPAEGFLRRQTPQPLSTGSQPPPQRVCPAALPQPTAAVCPQDLMFHLQVSLLPDLIHLLPAFVCRDLMHLLRVSVLWDLISLLQVSVLQRLINLLQLLVPRDLIYLLQVSLLWDLIYLLQVSVPWDLIYLLQVSVPWDLIYLLQVSLLWDLSDFSPALWPVGPQPAPPLSSLFGLSHLLYWVATGPSTTTST; from the exons ATGGCTGAACGGGAGCCTCATCCTCTGTCAGAATGGCCCAACCTATCCTACCTCATGGCTGGCCCTTCCAGACCATTGATGGGCTGCCGggcacctcctccacctcccggtcCTCTGGGACCTCAATCACTCTCTGCAACTGAACCTTCTCTAGAACCTCTGATACCTCCTCCACTGGAACAACCTCTGGAGCCTGAAACACCTTCTCCAGCTGAAGGTTTCCTGAGACGTCAGACACCTCAGCCAC TGTCCACTGGGAGTCAACCACCTCCTCAAC GTGTCTGTCCTGCAGCACTTCCTCAGCCTACTGCCGCTGTCTGTCCCCAGgacctcatgttccacctgcAGGTGTCTCTCCTCCCAGACCTCATCCACCTCCTGCCGGCATTTGTGTGCCGGGACCTCATGCACCTCCTGCGGGTTTCCGTCCTCTGGGACCTCATTTCCCTCCTGCAGGTGTCTGTCCTGCAACGCCTCATCAACCTACTGCAGCTTCTTGTCCCCAGGGACCTCATCTACCTGCTACAGGTGTCTCTCCTCTGGGACCTCATCTACCTGCTACAGGTGTCTGTCCCCTGGGACCTCATCTACCTGCTACAGGTGTCTGTCCCCTGGGACCTCATCTACCTGCTACAGGTGTCTCTCCTCTGGGATCTCAGTGACTtttctcctgctctgtggcctgTGGGACCTCAGCCTGCTCCTCCACTCAGCAGTCTGTTTGGCCTCAGCCACCTCCTCTACTGGGTGGCCACTGGCCCCTCAACTACCACCTCTACATGA
- the LOC144576382 gene encoding uncharacterized protein LOC144576382 isoform X1, whose protein sequence is MAEREPHPLSEWPNLSYLMAGPSRPLMGCRAPPPPPGPLGPQSLSATEPSLEPLIPPPLEQPLEPETPSPAEGFLRRQTPQPLSTGSQPPPQRECPLEVQQPPILQCPLGPQPPSECECPLEIQQPPEAVSFLGPHPPPAGVCPAALPQPTAAVCPQDLMFHLQVSLLPDLIHLLPAFVCRDLMHLLRVSVLWDLISLLQVSVLQRLINLLQLLVPRDLIYLLQVSLLWDLIYLLQVSVPWDLIYLLQVSVPWDLIYLLQVSLLWDLSDFSPALWPVGPQPAPPLSSLFGLSHLLYWVATGPSTTTST, encoded by the exons ATGGCTGAACGGGAGCCTCATCCTCTGTCAGAATGGCCCAACCTATCCTACCTCATGGCTGGCCCTTCCAGACCATTGATGGGCTGCCGggcacctcctccacctcccggtcCTCTGGGACCTCAATCACTCTCTGCAACTGAACCTTCTCTAGAACCTCTGATACCTCCTCCACTGGAACAACCTCTGGAGCCTGAAACACCTTCTCCAGCTGAAGGTTTCCTGAGACGTCAGACACCTCAGCCAC TGTCCACTGGGAGTCAACCACCTCCTCAACGTGAGTGTCCCCTGGAAGTTCAACAACCTCCTATACTACAGTGTCCactgggacctcaaccacctTCTGAATGTGAGTGTCCCCTGGAAATTCAACAACCTCCTGAAGCTGTCTCTTTTCTGGGACCTCATCCTCCTCCTGCAGGTGTCTGTCCTGCAGCACTTCCTCAGCCTACTGCCGCTGTCTGTCCCCAGgacctcatgttccacctgcAGGTGTCTCTCCTCCCAGACCTCATCCACCTCCTGCCGGCATTTGTGTGCCGGGACCTCATGCACCTCCTGCGGGTTTCCGTCCTCTGGGACCTCATTTCCCTCCTGCAGGTGTCTGTCCTGCAACGCCTCATCAACCTACTGCAGCTTCTTGTCCCCAGGGACCTCATCTACCTGCTACAGGTGTCTCTCCTCTGGGACCTCATCTACCTGCTACAGGTGTCTGTCCCCTGGGACCTCATCTACCTGCTACAGGTGTCTGTCCCCTGGGACCTCATCTACCTGCTACAGGTGTCTCTCCTCTGGGATCTCAGTGACTtttctcctgctctgtggcctgTGGGACCTCAGCCTGCTCCTCCACTCAGCAGTCTGTTTGGCCTCAGCCACCTCCTCTACTGGGTGGCCACTGGCCCCTCAACTACCACCTCTACATGA